The Oenanthe melanoleuca isolate GR-GAL-2019-014 unplaced genomic scaffold, OMel1.0 S026, whole genome shotgun sequence genome window below encodes:
- the LOC130266374 gene encoding E3 ubiquitin-protein ligase NEDD4-like, translated as PGFFIRPFYKMMLGKPITLKDMESVDSEYYNSLKWILENDPTELDLTFCIDEENFGQTYQVDLKPNGSEIMVTNENKREYIDLVIQWRFVNRVQKEMNAFLEGFTELLPIDPIKIFDENELELLMCGLGGVDVSGWRQHTIYKNGYCPNHPVIRWFWKAVLLMDAEKRIRLLQFVTGTSRVPMNGAGQGRDRAVPEGRAREEPG; from the exons CCAGGCTTCTTCATCAGACCTTTCTACAAGATGATGCTGGGGAAGCCCATAACCCTGAAGGACATGGAGTCAGTG GATAGTGAATACTACAACTCTCTGAAGTGGATCCTGGAAAATGACCCCACCGAGCTGGATCTCACGTTTTGCATAGATGAGGAAAACTTTGGGCAG ACATATCAAGTGGACCTGAAGCCCAACGGGTCCGAAATCATggtaacaaatgaaaacaagcgGGAATACATTGA cctggTCATCCAGTGGCGATTTGTCAACagagtgcagaaagaaatgaatgcCTTTCTGGAG GGATTCACAGAACTGCTTCCTATCGACCCGATTAaaatttttgatgaaaatgagCTGGAG TTACTGATGTGTGGCCTTGGTGGCGTGGATGTCAGCGGCTGGAGACAACACACCATCTACAAAAATGGTTACTGCCCAAACCACCCTGTTATCCGGTGGTTCTGGAAG gctgtgctgctgatggacGCTGAGAAGCGGATCCGGCTGCTGCAGTTCGTGACCGGGACGTCCCGCGTGCCCATGAACGGGGCAGGACAGGGGCGGGACCGGGCAGTCCCAGAAGGCAGAGCCCGGGAGGAACCGGGATGa